Below is a genomic region from Gracilimonas sp..
AGAAAGTACCTTAATTAGTGAGGGAGGGATTAACTCTGATCTAAATTGGCTGAATAAAAATACACTGATTTATTCGCGAATAGTAAGAGGGCGGAACTCATCTCTTGTGAATGATATTTTTAAGTACGATTACAAAAAAAGAAAAGAGACACAGGTTACCTATAACCGAAAAGCCAAATTTCCTGTATCCGGCCCATCAGAAAATGAAATCGGATATATTGCTAATGAAGAGGGCACTGGAAATTTATTTACGCTGAATCTTGAGACAAAAGAAGAGAAGCGGATCACCCGTTTTTCCGGAGATGTTCAGCTCCTTTGGCCGCTTTGGGTAGAAAGTGAGAACAGCTGGCTTATTCATAGATTTGGAAAAGGTGGAGATCGAAATCTCATCCTGATTAACCCTGATACAGGTTCAGAAAGAATCCTGGATTCAGGAAATATAGATAACCGGAAAGCAACTCTGAGTCCCGATGGCAGCAAAATAGCTTATGTTTCTTTGAGAGACGAGGTACCAAACGTTTTTATTTATGATTTTAGATCCGGTGTAGAATCCCGGTTCACTAACTTGTTTACCGGAAGCGAGGTTTTTGGGTGGATATCAGATTTTGATTCTACAGGTGAGGAGCACTTGATAATTGGTGCGTCTGAGACAAGAATAGAGGATCATATTTATTTTGTTTCTGCATCCCGTAAGGTTTATCAACCTGAACTAACTATTCCTGAGGAATATGGAAGCTGGAGGTATTCCACACCGCCAGCCCAAATTCCTTCCAAAATAGAACCGGACCCAGAATTGATTAGCAACCGGTATTCCTACCATTCATTAAAAAACCTTACTCACGTTGCCAGCTTTGGCTTTCCTTATTATTCAGATTCTGAGGATTGGGGATTGTTCGCAACCACAAACTGGACCGAGCCTCTTGCTAAACATACAATATCTGGCGGGGGATGGTTTTCTATCCCTGATCCATTCATCAAATCATTTGGTGCTGTATCCTATATCAACAATCAGCTATATCCCACGCTAACTTTTTCTGTCTATAATATTCCAGGAAACGGTCAATTTTATGGAGATGAATTCTTAGTTGAGGAGTACTCAGGCGGAGATATTTCGATCTATTGGCCGTTGGATATGTTCTCGGGATCCTATCAAACAAGCAGTTGGTCTGCCAGGCTGAGACGATATTCAACAGATCCTATGGGAGAAAACCGGCTCGCTTCAATCCCAAATCTTTCGGCACCTCAAAATGCAACAATTGCTGACCTTCAGCTCAGCTGGCAAATAACGAAACAGCGTCCATGGAAAGATAACTCTTTTCATCCTTTAGATGGATCAGGACTGAAGTTAAGCTTAACAGGATCTGAAAAAATTCTTGGTTCCGATACACGAACCCTTACAAGTGATATTCATGGTTACACTATACAACCATTCTTTGGGCTGAACCGGTTTTTCCTGCAGGGAAGACTCCAATCACAATGGGGTAACAACTTGCCTCAAAATTACATTGGATTTTCGAAGTACGACAATATAAGCATCCATTTGCCTGATAATATTCCTCTGCAGTTCTTTGGTGATAATGAGCGGGTAAGAGGTTACCGTGAGTTTGTGACAGGTAAACATGTGGCTTTTGGTAGTTTGGAATATAGAATTCCATTAATACAGTCCTTGCAAACACAAATACTCGGGCTTCTCCGATTTGGGGGAGTAAGTTTAAATATCTTTACCGATGCCGGAATGGTTTGGAACGCAAAATCAACGTCTGGCGAAACAGGTACCATATATAGATGGGGAGCAGGGACAGAACTGAAGAACGAAGTATCTATTTTTGGAATAAACATATCGCATAGTGTTGGTCTGGCTCAACCAGCCCAAAAGGCATTCACAAATGCCCAGTCTGATTTATACTACCGGGTTCAGGCAGCAATACCTTTTTGAAAATTATTTTTCCTCTTCACGCATATATTTTCGCTGAAGATACATATCCACAATCAACCATATAACAGGATAGGGTGGAAATAGAACAGCTAAAATAACCTGCCAGTCTTTACCTTTTTTACGGCCTCCGTCATAGGGCAGAGAAATGCCGGCGATGCCAGCAATCCAAAAAATAAAAAAGATGAATAGAAAGAACGCGATGAAGAACGCGCCGAAGAAGCCGAGGTTGTCATAAAAGCTTTGTAGCATAGTTAATATAGTGCTGAATAATGCGTACCTTTATTGCTTGTTCAATCTAAGAATCTAAGACTTAAAATGCTCCCAGTAGTTTCCATTGTAGGACGCCCTAACGTTGGTAAATCCACATTATTTAATCGGCTAATCGGAACCCGTAAAGCAATTGTTCACGATGAGTATGGTGTAACACGTGACCGTCACTACGGTGAGTCGTTCTGGAACGGCCGTGATTTTACCGTTATTGATACCGGAGGATACCTGCCAAACGAAATGAATGTGATGGTGGTAGGTATACGTGAACAGGTTCATATTGCGCTCGAGGAATCAGATGTGATTCTTTTTGTTGTAGATGTAACCAATGGGATTAATACCCTGGACAAGTCGGTAGCTAATCTGTTACGACAACAGGATAAGCCTGTACTTCTTGTAAGCAACAAAGCCGATAATGAAGAGCGCAGAATGAATTCCACAGAATTCTATGAATTAGGTTTTGAGGATTTATTTGCGGTAAGCTCGATCAACGGAACCGGAACCGGAGATTTATTGGATCGGGTTGTGGAACTATTACCAGAAGAGACTGAGCCTGAACCGGAAAATGATACCCCGAAACTGGCTTTTATTGGCCGGCCCAATGTTGGCAAAAGCAGCCTTTTTAATGCTTTACTTGACGATGAACGTGCAATCGTAACCGACATCGCCGGAACCACCCGTGATTCTATAAACAGTAGTTTACAGTATGATGGGAAAGAGTATCTATTAGTGGATACTGCCGGCCTTAGAAAACGCACTAAAGTAAAAGAGAATATCGAATTCTATAGTACGATCAGAACCGACAGAGCCATCCGTGAATGTGATATTGCAATTCTGATTGTAGATGCTATGCAGGGCTTTGATGCTCAGGATAAACGGGTAATCCGAGAGGCTGAAAAGTTCAATAAAGGACTGGTTATAGTGCTAAATAAATGGGATTTAGTTCCTGAAAAGGACACCAACACCGTCCGCGATTTTGAGGATTATATCTATACTTCAGTACCACAACTTTATTATGTGCCTATTGTGACAATTTCTGCACTTAATAAGACAAGAATTCACCGGGTTTTGGATGTTGCAAATGAAGTAATCAATGAACGAAGAAAAGAAATCCCAACATCGGAATTCAATGACTTTTTGGACCAGATGCTAGGAGAGAAGCCGTTACCAATGAAAAGAGGACGGCAGTTAAAGATTACATATGCGACACAGGTAAAAAGCGATCCGCCGGTGTTTAAGTTTTTTATGAACAGTCCACATGATTTGCCGCCTAACTACCGTAAATACATAGAAAATAAAATAAGGGAACGTTTTGGATTTATTGGCGTTCCGATTACCATGATTTTCCGCCAAAAATAAAATAGAAAAGCTCAGAAATAACTTTGATGCTAACCCAACAAAGGTTTATTTTTGAGTGCTAATACAGACACGAAAACGATTCGAATTGAATGGCTAAGAATCTCGAAAAACCTACAGTAAACGCATTAAGCGATAATTATAAGAATGAGCGAAAGCTCAATTTTCTTGAAAAACTGTATCTGCCTGAGATATTTAAAGGAATGTGGTATTCCTTTAAACAAATGTTTCAGCCTACATTTACCCTTAATTATCCGGAAGAAAAATGGGATCCGCCCGCAATTTTCCGCGGCCGACCCGTTTTAGTTGAAGACCATAACAAGGAACGTTGTGTTGCATGTGGATTGTGTGCACGAGCTTGTCCGCCGCTTGCCATCAGTATGCAGGCAAAAGAAACAGAGGATGAGAAGGAGAGATACCCGGATTTCTTCGAGATCAATATGCTTCGATGCATTTATTGTGGTTATTGTGAGGAGGTTTGTCCTGAAGAAGCCATTGTTATGAGTAAAGACTATGATATAGTATTCGAATCACGAGAAGACGCTATTTATGATAAAGAGCGTTTATTGGTGCCGAAAGAGGATGTAGCTGATCGTCTTGAGTACCTCAAAAAGTATAGAAACCGTCAGTTTGGTTCATTCTGGGATTTCCAGGAAGAGAATAACATTCACTCCGTAAGAGACAGGGATAAAGACTGGAATACGGGATTGTCTTTGGTTGACATGATTGAGCAGCAAGAAAAAAATGATTCAACCCCGGCTTCTTCCAGCTGGAACACCTAATTACTCTTATAAGATGGATATAAAGCAAAGCCAAATTGATTCTCTTATCGATGATGTAGCTTACCTTGAACATGAGGCTGAAGCACTTAAATACGTAATAGATTCCGTCCCTTATGATGAAACCCCTCCAGGGGGAAGGTCCATAGCAGAAATTCTTCTGTTTTTGGATCACGCCCAGCAGAATTACTACAGAGAAGTGATAGAAGATGCCTTCAAAAGTGTTCGCCCAATAAACCTTAATGCGTACGCCGATCCTGAAGAGACTTTTGAGGTGGACGATGATCTTACAAAAGACATTCAAAAGTTACTTTATAAAATCTCAAAACATCGGGTCGCTATCTTAAATCTTATTAAGAACATTAACCTAATTGATTGGGAGAGAGAGATTAACAAGGGTAGACAAAGTATTTCTCTATATGAATTCGCCAATCAAATGGTTCGTAAAGAGCGAGCCACATTGAAAGAAATTGCTGATCTCGTTCTAACTTATCAAAACAGCAAACAAGTGCAGCGGGAGCTGGAAAGCAGAAATCCTGAAAGCTGATGGAACCAGCTAAATGGATTGATTTAGTTGTATCATCTTCATTTGGAGTAGTATGTGTTCTCTTACTGAAGCGTTTTATACAGCGCAGAACATTATTAGAACTTTATTTTAGTCTCTCTGCTTTATTCATCTCTATTCCATATTTGCTTGATCTTTTCCAGGTTGATGTGGTAATAAACCTTTTCCAGTGGGGAAAACTAATCTCTGTTACCATCTATATAAGCGGATTATTAGTACTTATAAGGGAGTCTAAACCGATATTTGCACGATTTCCGGTATATCTGACTGCGTTACCGTTTGTGAGTTTCTTCTTTTTTCCGCTGATTATCGATTCAATAGTTATCAAAGATCTGATTAACGCTATATACCAGGGCGGAGCTCTGGCAGTAACCGTTTTAGTATTTACCTTAAATCAGGCTAGAAAGCGTAGAAGAAGATATTATATTATCGGTTTATCCAGCATAGGAATATCATATTTGGGGTATTGGCTGATATTCAATCGAACAGCTCCGGAGTTAATATGGATATCTGAAATTTTACTAACTGTGGGAATTCTTTTTATGACATATAGATTTATCAAGAGCGAAGAATTCAACAACTAAAAATACATAAATGGAAAAAGCCTCAAATTTCACCCTCAAAGACACCAATAACGAAGACGTTACACTTGAGGACTACAAAGGCGAAAAAAATGTGGTTCTGCTTTTTTTCCCATTAGCATTTAGCGGTGTTTGTACAAAAGAACTTTGCTCCACAAGAGATAATCTTAAAATCTATAATTCCTTAGATGCAGAAGTATTAGCTATTAGCATTGATAGCTTTTTTACTCTAAGAGCTTTCAAGGAAGCCAATAACTTAAACTTTAAGCTTCTTAGCGACTTCAACAAGGAAGTAAGCGCACTGTATAATTCTCTATACGAAGATTACTTTGGAATGAAAGGCGTATCGAAACGCTCAGTATTTGTAATTAATAAAAAGGGAATAGTAGTTCATCAAGAAATTCTTGAGGACTCAGGCAAGATACCAAACCTTTCCAAAGTTCAGGAAGTCCTGGCAAGTCTGGACTAAAGCTAAAAGCATTAGATACTAACTTACTCAGTTTATATAGAACCAATATTAGTATAGGGAGGAGAGATTGTATTAACTTAAATACATATTACTTTACATAATATAAATTATAGGAAAGTTATGCTATTATAATTTTACCAAACTTAAATAACTTCTTACCTTGAAATTATATGATGGTTGGTTAATAGAAATAAAGTATCTTTGCTCAGTATGAAAATAATTATTGTAGAAGACGACAAAGTCCTTTCCTTGTTACTCTCAAAAATGATAGAACGACTGGACTATGAGGTCATGGAAATTATTACCAAAGGTCAGGAAGCCATTGAAAGAATTGATGCTCTGAATCCAGACCTTGTTTTGATGGACATCATGCTCGAAGATGACGTTGATGGAATCGATGCTATGATTGCCCTTCGTGAAAAGTCAAATAACGTTCCGGTTATCTATATCACGGGTAACTCTGACCCTATGAATCGTGACCGGGCAAAGGCAACAGATTTTGTGGACTATCTCATCAAACCTGTTAGTTTCGATGAGCTTAAAAGTACAATTAACCGACTTGCAGAAAAAGAGTCCTGAACATTTTAGCCCAGAACTCTTTCCTATTCCTATTTACAATTCTATGATTATCCGGTAATTGCGTTAGCTTTCAGTTTGTTGCAATTTGAATGTTACTGGCATACTGTATCGAACAACCACTGGTTTTCCTCTTTGCCTTCCTGGAATAAATTTAACTTTTTGAACTGCTTTGAGAGCTTCTTCGTCACAACCACCTCCAATTCCGCGAACTACAATAGGATCTTGAACATTACCTTCCTTGTCAATTAGAAATTGAACGACTACGCGACCTTCAATTCCAGCTTTTAAAGCCATTTCAGGATAAGTAATATGTTTTTGCACAGAAGCTAGACCACCAATAAGTTCAGGCATTTGCTCAACCACTACGAAGATTTCCTCTTCTTCTTCCTCTTCAATCATTCTGGGTGGTGGCGGCGGTAATTCCATCATAGCCGCATCCAAATCAAGTTCAGCATCCAAATCGATGATTTCATTGTCAATAATTTCATCATTTGGCACTTCAACAGGTACAACCGGACGCGGTGGCGGTGGTGCTTTAAGTTCTTGTTTAGTTTGCACGATCTCTTCTACAAATACTTCTTCCTGCTTATCTATAACAATTTGCTCTCCCTTATCGGAAGGTCTGATGTTAAGTTTTGAAGCGGAAATAAATATCAGTAAGGATAGTACAAAACCTATTTCCAGACGGACTAAATATCCTTGTTTCAGATCATTCTTGCGATCGATTATTTTTACCGGACCTCTCATAATTTCCTCCTTTAAATTTAGAAGTTAATTAAGAGTACTCCGAAATCGTGAAGATTTAATGAAGCGCTTTTCTGAATTTTTTTAAGCTATTATGACAGGTAATTCCCCCTTGTAAACCTCAAAGAAAAAATCAGCTGATTCTGATACCTGTTCGCCGTCTGCGTGAGATTTTAACTTTTTGTAGGTCTTAATTTTTGCAGCTGATGTCATAGAAAATTCAATAATAACATTCTTCTTAAAAGAAAAACCAAACGATAGCTTTAAGAACTCGATAATCAGACGAAGCCTGGAGACAGCTCTCACTAGTATGAGTTCAACTTTTCCATCATGATTAACAGATGAAGGAGAAATTATATACCTCCCTCCTTCAGATTTCCCATTGGCTACTGCCACCATCCAAACTGACAGTTCAACTTCTATATTTTGATCCGGAATTGAAATTTTGGTTCTAACGGGCTTGGATGTCAACAAAGCGGTCAATCCACCCAAAAAATAGCGCATAAAACCACTCTTGAATCGTGATTTTGAAGCATAGTAATTTGTGAGGCCATCTACACCGATTCCAAAAGTATTCAAAAAAAATCCCCAATTACTTTTAACCAGGTCTGTTCGAACAACTTTTCCCTTAAGAAGTGTATTCACATTCTTCTCAAAATCTTTTCCCAAGCCTATACTCTGAGCAAAATCATTTCCACTGCCAAGAGGAATAACACCAAGTATGCATTCACTACCAACTAATCCATTGGCCACCCGGTTGACAGTTCCATCTCCGCCACACGCAATAATATGCGAGTACTCTTGTGCCTTTTCTTTTACTATATCAACAATGGAATCGCCTTCACTGATATAAATGAATTCTGTATTCAAAAATTTACCAGTGAGAAACTTCTCTTTACTTCTGAAGAAGGCCTCAGCCCGGTTAGCATTGGATGCGCAATTGATAATAAAACAATATGAATGCTGATTGCTCAATCGAAATGCTTAACGTTAAGAGAAAACTTTCCCTTTTTATCGGAATGGAGTTTTATTTTATCAATAATGGCATCAATTGAGACCGCTCCCTGAATAGCGATAAATTTGAATCCATCTTCAGTGATATGCTTTATGGGAGATTGAATTCGAAGCGGATCAAGCACGATCAGCATCACTTTTTCTTCTCCTTTGAAGTAATGATTAAGGATATCTTCTGCCCGCTCGCCAGTAAAAGAACGAACATAACCAGCCTCCTCAACAGAATCAGGACTAAAACTTCCATTATCAGATACACTTTTCCAGTCAGCCGGTTTAATCGCGGTAAATAATAAGTCTATTTCCAAGGTAATATTTTTTTATTTGTTATATGCGAAATGAATAAGAGCATCGCCCTTATTTACTACAGGACAGTTATTTAGACCAATTACCATTCCATCCTGAGGAGCAACCACACGGGAATTAAGTTCTCCATAAGGATCCTTAATTGACCCAAGTACCTGACGTCTATTGAATATCTCGCCAAGTTCAGCTTTTGTGAT
It encodes:
- a CDS encoding response regulator — translated: MKIIIVEDDKVLSLLLSKMIERLDYEVMEIITKGQEAIERIDALNPDLVLMDIMLEDDVDGIDAMIALREKSNNVPVIYITGNSDPMNRDRAKATDFVDYLIKPVSFDELKSTINRLAEKES
- a CDS encoding NADH-quinone oxidoreductase subunit I, giving the protein MAKNLEKPTVNALSDNYKNERKLNFLEKLYLPEIFKGMWYSFKQMFQPTFTLNYPEEKWDPPAIFRGRPVLVEDHNKERCVACGLCARACPPLAISMQAKETEDEKERYPDFFEINMLRCIYCGYCEEVCPEEAIVMSKDYDIVFESREDAIYDKERLLVPKEDVADRLEYLKKYRNRQFGSFWDFQEENNIHSVRDRDKDWNTGLSLVDMIEQQEKNDSTPASSSWNT
- the der gene encoding ribosome biogenesis GTPase Der gives rise to the protein MLPVVSIVGRPNVGKSTLFNRLIGTRKAIVHDEYGVTRDRHYGESFWNGRDFTVIDTGGYLPNEMNVMVVGIREQVHIALEESDVILFVVDVTNGINTLDKSVANLLRQQDKPVLLVSNKADNEERRMNSTEFYELGFEDLFAVSSINGTGTGDLLDRVVELLPEETEPEPENDTPKLAFIGRPNVGKSSLFNALLDDERAIVTDIAGTTRDSINSSLQYDGKEYLLVDTAGLRKRTKVKENIEFYSTIRTDRAIRECDIAILIVDAMQGFDAQDKRVIREAEKFNKGLVIVLNKWDLVPEKDTNTVRDFEDYIYTSVPQLYYVPIVTISALNKTRIHRVLDVANEVINERRKEIPTSEFNDFLDQMLGEKPLPMKRGRQLKITYATQVKSDPPVFKFFMNSPHDLPPNYRKYIENKIRERFGFIGVPITMIFRQK
- a CDS encoding DUF952 domain-containing protein, whose product is MEIDLLFTAIKPADWKSVSDNGSFSPDSVEEAGYVRSFTGERAEDILNHYFKGEEKVMLIVLDPLRIQSPIKHITEDGFKFIAIQGAVSIDAIIDKIKLHSDKKGKFSLNVKHFD
- a CDS encoding diacylglycerol kinase family protein → MSNQHSYCFIINCASNANRAEAFFRSKEKFLTGKFLNTEFIYISEGDSIVDIVKEKAQEYSHIIACGGDGTVNRVANGLVGSECILGVIPLGSGNDFAQSIGLGKDFEKNVNTLLKGKVVRTDLVKSNWGFFLNTFGIGVDGLTNYYASKSRFKSGFMRYFLGGLTALLTSKPVRTKISIPDQNIEVELSVWMVAVANGKSEGGRYIISPSSVNHDGKVELILVRAVSRLRLIIEFLKLSFGFSFKKNVIIEFSMTSAAKIKTYKKLKSHADGEQVSESADFFFEVYKGELPVIIA
- a CDS encoding BamA/TamA family outer membrane protein — encoded protein: MFKKSILFITFVLSTQLLVGQGFNSTSGRNHPELDWQVAETAHFLIMYPDRIKGIEVEAAAIAEKTYDALSKNLEVEFDQKIRIYLSDEDEVNNGFAVPFTRPYTNIWVNLNDYSEIWTGREKWLRKVIAHELAHIFHFEAVKSPLGLLQYTFANPLPSFWTEGLAQYETEKWDSQRGDRWLRKAIFDDDLDFSGGQSLENGRLLYALGNSQLRYFAEQYGDTTLASLLKFRKKLFGLFSYHDFEKAFEETIDGGYSTFYDEWRKHVNVYYNTVASQMERTDSLYSNKFSFPGQFYFDAAVSPDDSLLAVLSLTSMSRPVRRLYVANTDSSRESTLISEGGINSDLNWLNKNTLIYSRIVRGRNSSLVNDIFKYDYKKRKETQVTYNRKAKFPVSGPSENEIGYIANEEGTGNLFTLNLETKEEKRITRFSGDVQLLWPLWVESENSWLIHRFGKGGDRNLILINPDTGSERILDSGNIDNRKATLSPDGSKIAYVSLRDEVPNVFIYDFRSGVESRFTNLFTGSEVFGWISDFDSTGEEHLIIGASETRIEDHIYFVSASRKVYQPELTIPEEYGSWRYSTPPAQIPSKIEPDPELISNRYSYHSLKNLTHVASFGFPYYSDSEDWGLFATTNWTEPLAKHTISGGGWFSIPDPFIKSFGAVSYINNQLYPTLTFSVYNIPGNGQFYGDEFLVEEYSGGDISIYWPLDMFSGSYQTSSWSARLRRYSTDPMGENRLASIPNLSAPQNATIADLQLSWQITKQRPWKDNSFHPLDGSGLKLSLTGSEKILGSDTRTLTSDIHGYTIQPFFGLNRFFLQGRLQSQWGNNLPQNYIGFSKYDNISIHLPDNIPLQFFGDNERVRGYREFVTGKHVAFGSLEYRIPLIQSLQTQILGLLRFGGVSLNIFTDAGMVWNAKSTSGETGTIYRWGAGTELKNEVSIFGINISHSVGLAQPAQKAFTNAQSDLYYRVQAAIPF
- a CDS encoding redoxin domain-containing protein, producing MEKASNFTLKDTNNEDVTLEDYKGEKNVVLLFFPLAFSGVCTKELCSTRDNLKIYNSLDAEVLAISIDSFFTLRAFKEANNLNFKLLSDFNKEVSALYNSLYEDYFGMKGVSKRSVFVINKKGIVVHQEILEDSGKIPNLSKVQEVLASLD
- a CDS encoding energy transducer TonB; the protein is MRGPVKIIDRKNDLKQGYLVRLEIGFVLSLLIFISASKLNIRPSDKGEQIVIDKQEEVFVEEIVQTKQELKAPPPPRPVVPVEVPNDEIIDNEIIDLDAELDLDAAMMELPPPPPRMIEEEEEEEIFVVVEQMPELIGGLASVQKHITYPEMALKAGIEGRVVVQFLIDKEGNVQDPIVVRGIGGGCDEEALKAVQKVKFIPGRQRGKPVVVRYSMPVTFKLQQTES